The following proteins are co-located in the Chryseobacterium daecheongense genome:
- a CDS encoding DUF2268 domain-containing putative Zn-dependent protease (predicted Zn-dependent protease with a strongly conserved HExxH motif) translates to MKQKLFFLLFIVYAFSHGQKIELGKSYPNLSFDGSSDAHYHLNLKKGDIYLFTVYQNNIDVEVILMDSSGKKVASVDLADGNNGYDKMEFSPEKDDYYKLIIRSVEKEKKPNGVIGITSKKLTKNELKNREKVALGLKKENAKDIMTVDVMHFWEAYDQLKLAKSKQDSIDVIQKIYLDRATDGLREFEKVRYFSAEFFVERIKKYSKFYTSVRNNTMIAMQMENIGSVITEFKKWYPEAKPAKICFVIGPMSTGGTISGNYILIGVEMLAGNKDCDISEITNENLKADILSRNNESDVVDFIKETAVHEYIHTQQRKTDKNACECILLENIIKEGVASYISEKVLLEKKNYNSRAFMYGKENEKRLWNELKNELCTKDFSNWLFNASVSKDRPGDLGYRMGYNLAEAYYENATDKKSALKEMIEMENPLLFLDQSKYDLKFR, encoded by the coding sequence ATGAAGCAAAAATTATTTTTTCTCTTATTCATCGTATATGCATTTTCGCACGGACAAAAAATAGAACTCGGGAAATCATATCCAAATCTGTCATTTGATGGATCTTCTGATGCTCATTATCATTTGAATTTGAAAAAAGGAGATATTTATCTCTTTACAGTTTATCAAAATAATATAGATGTTGAAGTTATACTTATGGATTCATCAGGGAAAAAAGTTGCTTCTGTAGATCTTGCAGACGGTAACAATGGTTATGATAAAATGGAGTTTTCACCCGAAAAAGATGATTATTACAAGCTGATTATTCGTTCTGTTGAAAAAGAGAAAAAACCAAATGGGGTGATTGGAATTACTTCAAAAAAACTGACCAAAAATGAATTGAAAAACCGGGAGAAGGTAGCTCTTGGTCTGAAGAAAGAAAATGCTAAAGATATCATGACTGTAGATGTCATGCATTTTTGGGAAGCATATGATCAGTTGAAGCTGGCAAAAAGTAAACAGGATAGCATAGATGTTATCCAAAAAATATATCTGGACCGCGCAACAGATGGGCTTAGGGAATTTGAGAAAGTAAGGTACTTTTCTGCAGAGTTTTTTGTTGAACGGATAAAAAAATACAGTAAATTCTATACTAGTGTCAGAAACAATACCATGATAGCCATGCAGATGGAAAATATAGGATCAGTGATCACTGAATTCAAAAAATGGTATCCGGAAGCAAAACCTGCTAAAATCTGTTTTGTTATTGGCCCTATGTCAACAGGAGGAACAATTTCGGGTAATTATATATTGATAGGCGTAGAAATGCTTGCTGGAAATAAGGATTGTGATATATCTGAAATAACGAATGAAAACCTAAAAGCGGATATTTTATCCCGGAATAATGAATCGGATGTGGTTGATTTTATTAAAGAAACAGCGGTTCATGAATACATCCATACCCAACAGAGAAAAACTGATAAAAATGCATGTGAATGCATTCTTCTGGAAAATATCATAAAAGAAGGCGTGGCATCATATATTTCGGAGAAAGTATTGTTGGAAAAAAAGAACTATAACAGCAGAGCATTTATGTATGGTAAAGAAAATGAGAAAAGACTTTGGAATGAGCTCAAAAATGAGTTATGCACAAAAGATTTTAGTAACTGGCTTTTTAATGCTTCTGTCAGCAAGGACCGGCCGGGAGATCTTGGTTACAGAATGGGCTACAATCTGGCCGAAGCCTATTATGAAAATGCCACAGATAAAAAATCCGCTTTAAAAGAAATGATCGAAATGGAAAATCCACTTCTGTTTCTTGATCAGAGTAAATATGACCTAAAGTTCAGATAA